A stretch of DNA from Vidua chalybeata isolate OUT-0048 chromosome 3, bVidCha1 merged haplotype, whole genome shotgun sequence:
tctgtttttataaCCCATGCTGCAATTTCCTACTATATCACTATTTAGGAGAGACTTATTCCAgcattcattattttgtttgaCATGAACACTCCTCTTCACTTCTAGCATTCAACAGAGACCCTGATGTAAACGGCCTTGGAAACCCAACTCTCCTTTACCTGTTCTCTCATATTGAATTTATTAAGCAGCAGATGGCCAGGGACAGCGTGCAGTTTGTCAGATTTGAATCAATAGACCTCCATGGTGTGTCAAGATCAAAGAATGTTCCATCTCGATTTTTTCAAGTAAGTTTTTTGGTTTCTAGTTTTACTTTTATGTGTTTTCATGCCCCTATCcttaagtaatattttttttcatacagcAAGCAGCAACTCCAACTAAGAACAAATTAACTGTTCCCTCCCCTTGCTCATGTTCCCAAAGGATCTAGACTTCTTTCATCACTGCAATCATTcattcctcttttccttcaaaTAGTGACCTAATTAGATAAGGCTAATAATTTCAGTTCTTTGAAGTTCTAATAATCTTTTCCCTCAGAAATGTCTTTTACAATTCAACACATTATAAAAATTTTAGTTTGCTGAACATCTCTAAAttgcaaaaaagaaaggagtaaacactgaaagaaataaaatgaaaataaaatcatgttaGTTATGAGAAATGTCATAATTATCAAAAAGATAGGAAAATATCACTGAGTTGCACAATGATTTAACAGCAATATTTGCCATAGTAATggttcaggaaataaaaatctaattaGAGAGCAGGACAAATTAGGTAGCAGTGTTCAAGGAGGGAGAGGTACTACTATGGGGTAGCCACCCCAACACCTTTTTCAGTGCCAAATGGACAGCTTAGACATCGTGGAGCAGGGTTCACCAGAGTGTGCAGTTTTGGTTATGGGTGTCACACACTGATACTGTTGATTGCCACCTGCTTAAAAGAAGACAGAtttatttcattcattcattcattcattcattcattcattcattcattcattcattcatattAAGAGAAGCCACCATATGCAGTTTCCAtctgaaaatgcaaaactgGCTATTTTCAGCTCTGAGCTTGCCCCTTTCTGGATTTGTTCTGTCTCCTCTGCTCACAcaaatggcaatttttttcccttggaaaaataaaggtaaGATGTAAATATGAGCCAAATTTCACTTGATAGAACTTGGCCTAATTGCAGCTTTCATCAGAAAAATGTTTGATCGTAAGGGAAGTTGTAAAAATGCTTGATGGAAGGTAGATGATCCTTCCTTGGTGTCTTACCTGCATTTCATTGTCATCAGTTGAAAATTTCTGTTCAAATGGAGAAGAAACTATGAGTTTTTCTCACCTGTAAGTGGTTCACTGCATTTTGCACCCAAACTTTTTAAGTCTAGaaagtgagatttttcttttaaaagttgcatctgaaaaacattatttaaagaGAAGTTACAGCCTGAATTGAATTGATATGAGTCTTATGTGGTCACTTGGGTCTACATAAAAAAATGGCCAGAAGGTATGGTATTTAGCAAATAGACTAACTATAGATAAAAGTCTGACTTGCAAAGTGTACACCTAACTGGTGATACCCATAATTATATAAACACCATGCAAGAAAAGAGTTAAACAAGTTTTTGTCCTttatggaaatttaaaaaatcatcattGATGTCACAGTTTTCATACCAATCTTGCAGAAAGTTGTTCTGCTTTATAAAGACACAGCAACTGGCTCTTACCTTTCACATCAGTGATCACtgaattttagttttcttttacaaaaatatcATTGCTCTACCTGAGAATCTGAATTTTGCGTCAttatacacataaaaataccATTGAactattttctggttttgtaatATGTCATTCTGCTCTGTGTTTAGGAGAAAGCAATTCATGGTATTGCCATGCCCAGAAGTTACCTTGAACTGACGCTGAATCCTAAAGATAGTGAATTAGATTACATAAATGCAACCAATTTCAATTGTGACATAATTCTGAACCCTGATTTATCAACGTTTCAAATACTACCCTGGACTGAGCAGACTGCAAGAGTGATATGTGATTCCTTCACCGTGCTGGGCACCCCACTAATGACCTCCCCAAGGCACATTGCCAAGAAACAGCTGAGCCAGCTTCAGGACAATGGCTTTTCTTTGCACTCTGCATTCACTTatgaattttgtatttatgGCATTACTGAGGTTGTAAATTCAAAGACAATATCCTTTCCTGCAGCCACGATACTAAATAACCATGACCAGACTTTCATTCAGGAGCTCATTGAAGGAATGTATTATGCTGGTGCCAACATtgaaagcttttcttcttccagtggGCCTGGGCAAATGGAGATCACTTTTCATCCAGCGTTTGGCCTAGATGCAGCTGACAGTGCCTTCACATTTAGAACGGGCCTTAAAGAGGTGGCTAAGAAGTATAACTATGTGGCTAGCTTTTTCTCAGAATCAGGATTCTACAATTCAGGAGCTCTATCACACAGCCTCTGGGATCTGAATGGCCAgaagaatttgttttctgctggttATGGGGTCGAGGAGCTCTCAGAGCTTGGAAAAAACTGGTTGTCAGGTCTCTTGGCACACACGGCAGCTATCAGCTGCTTGATGGCTCCTACCACCAGCTGCCGCAAGTGTTATTCTAAATACAGTAAAGAATCAAAAGAGACTGTAAATGCAAAATGGGCATATAATGATAACAGCTGTGCCTTCAATGTCAAATGTCACGGTGGAAAAGGCACTTACATAGAGAATAAATTAAGTTCTGCTGCAGCAAACCCATACCTGGTCCTTGCTGCTACTATAGCTGCAGGTCTAGATGGAGTAAAGAGAGGACTCAGGTATGATGATATGCTTGAAGAGGAAAATCACACTGGTGATCTGAAGCATTCGTCTATCCCACTGAAACTAGAAGATGCTCTGGTTGCACTTGAGAAGGATTCGTGCATTAAGGAAGCATTAGGCGAAACTTTTATCCGATACTTTGTTGCCATGAAACATTATGAGTTAGAAACCGAAGAACTGGATAGTGAAAGGAATAAATGCCTGGGatattttatttagaaggaGCACTCTTCTGTAGTGATGCTGTGTAAATGCATAGTGAATGGCTCAGATTCttgaaattagttttaaatatatttgaaaacattttaatgctttgggattttcccccctcctttgTATAATACATAGTAATTACACTTAATTGTCCATATATATTCAGGGCAGCACAAAGCTGATATATTAATGAAATAACATTAACAAGCACTTAAAAAAGAGGTGGAGTTTTTCTGGGCAGGCCTGCtggtgaaaagaagaaaagagaaggtaAAATGGAGAAGAGCAACTGCACAACTGTAACAGGACTGTATAACATGCAGGAAAATGAGTGATGGGGATAGTGATGAGGGGTGGGGTTTAGAactggggaaggcagggaatTTTGTGTTCAGCATGGTTATGGGATTTGTTCCAGCCTATTCAGTAACTGATGGGTTGCTAAAGCAGAAGAGTATGACTTTGATTTAAAACATAAGCTAGAACAATGAACACTGTAGAGGGAGGGGCAAAAGACTGAGGCTGTAGAACCTGAGAGGCAGGAATCTTAATaggcataaataaaaaagacagaatGGATTATATAATAATCTATATATCATGAATTCTGCGGCTGAATGGAGTTTTCTAGAATTATAGTTAATAAAGATACTAAAAGAAATCAAATGGTGACTTGAAGAGGTAAtaattcacagaaaaacagcagtgtCAGGCCATTGTGCAATAAAAAATTAGCTGGTTTTATATCTGTTTTGATAGTTAATGGGTTAATTCAGATTTAAATggcaaatgaagaaaaaaaaaaaaggtaaaaaaaccaGAGAATTTAGAGCTTAAATTGTACTTTATTGGGAAACTTGATTTTATCAAGTGTGCAGAAAATGActgaggagaggagcagaaagAGTAAGCTGAAACCAGGAAGAAAGAGTTAAGATGCAAATTCAGAGACTGAAAATTCATGGTTAAAATAGAAGGACAAAAGACCCaatattaaaattagaaatggCAGCTggtgtaaagaaaaataatttttaggaaTAGCAGAAGGTGGGGTTTAGATTTGCTCTTTGTCTTGTTGCTGCTATCATCCTTTATTATTAAAGATAACATTTGTTTCTTATACCACTTCTGCATTAACAATGATTTCTGGTGTTCTTTATCTTGTCACAATAGTTTGATCTATGTGTAGGAATTTGTGAGTGAAAGTTTGGTCATTAGTGGAGTAAAAACAAGATTCAGTCAATGCCTCTGTCAACTTGCAGTATTAGGAGGGTGTGAACAGGAATGTGCTACTTGCCTACTGATGGATCTTCCATTCTTCCCCTACAAAGTATTGTACTTGAAATGTAGCACCTGGTATGCTAAAGCTTTTTGTGTGATTCCAAAGAACTCATTTTATACTCAGGTagcaagaagaaataaataatctaaAGAAACATGATGAATTCCCCTGTCTCAATCTGTGATTGGTGGGTGGATTTGATTCTCTCTCTTACTCTCATGATGCATATTTGAATGCCCAATTTTCGGGCATATAGGGGACTATTTTTCTTTGCTAGAGGCTAATTTGCATTGGGCATACATTTACATAGCCTTGCATTTAAGCAGAACTTcccattctgaaaaaaatcttctcttttGCTGCCCAAGCTCTTCTTCAGGAGCTCAGGAAATctgtcttctctcttctctttctggTTACTTACCATTTTCACAAGCTCTTGGCAAAAGACACACATAAAAATTATTCCCTTGTTAGAGAGCTTACTTACCATACTTAATATTTAGTCCTAGCAATCACACAGGTTAATATCTATTTGTTGGTGTGGGTTTACAagacattttttcatttgtcttgGATTTATAATTATCTGCCATCGTCTACattcacttaaaaatatatatataatggaCTTCTATAACTGAATTTAATGAACATGAAGTTTATTATATATAGTACATATATCATCCATATATTTTCTTATCACAACATTGACAAAATACCATCATAACTAAACCTGTTGCTGTGTATGACCAACTACCTGACTAGATTGACAGAAAGCCATTATTTATAAACCAAAAAACCTCAGGTGCCTAGAACTCGTGTTCTACAAGTTATAAGCAGTTATAACGAGATAAGGTAAACCAGTAAAATAAACCTACAGGTATTTTCTAAGTAGTCCTCAATGACTCATACTCTGAAAAGACATTGACTATATGAttaaatggaaacatttcatgtttctggcaaatgaatgtttttttttttttttaaactagaaagTTCACAGATGGAGCCTGAAGCTAGTGGATCTCAAATTTTGGTCAATATTGTTCAACAccttttttctaaatatattctataaaataaaaataaagtagctCCAACTCTGAgggaaagcataaaaatatttatttcaacatAAGCAGTTATGAATTTGAAATTTGCATGTATCCCCAACTAAGTTTTCATGCATATTCCTTAGAAAGACAACAAGAAAAAGATAATTACTTCATTCTGCTCAgctgaaattaattattattaactGTTGTATCATTAACATTTCATCTTGAAGTGTTGCCTGAAAATCTTCTTCACTTTTCTACAGGTCTGAGGTAAATGTCTAAAGCATTGTTAGATAATATAAATATGTGCAggcttataaaataaaataaaaaaaaggcatcTGTAATTTTGTATATGCTCTTGATGATTTTCCAAggtcataaaatcatagaactgtagaatggtttgagttaaaatggattttaatagtcatctagttccaaaccccttgctgtggacagggacactttccactagaacAGGTTTTCTTAGCGCCCCACTCAACCTGGacttgagcacttccagggtgGGGCCTCCAGGAAGAAACATGTACTTGAATAAGAGTAAATTCAGGATACTACACTGAGACAAGGATGTGAAGAACCTCAGTTTGTGCTTGTTCAGAGAGGAGTCTGGGTTCTGCTCATTTCACCAGCTCAACAATTGCATAGAAGAGGCAGATCAGTTAATATTAACTGATTGCAAGAACAAAAACCTGATAATTTTCCTCAATTAAATTCTTCTCAGGATTTGATAATAAGGAGACAAACTTCAAACACATGCAGATTTATTGAAGAAAATCCAGGGACCAAAGTGAACACATCTAGGTAGGTCCTATTTACTAGGAATAACTGAATTGTTGTGTGTAGCTCAGAAATTGGAGACAGAGTGTAGGTTTTACTAATGGTTTTCAGGCATGTAGAAGATGTAACTAAAAGCAGAATATTATCTTTTCTTCCTATCTGTTGCAGTTAAAACATAAGGATTTTCATCAagggagatttagattagacTATCTGGAATACATCAGAGCATTAAAGAGAATGAAACTGGAACCAGGTAGATGTCCATGGAAAGTGGCAGTGTTTGGATAAGGGACCCCACGGTGTAATTTATGACTCACTAAGGTTAGTATACCCTGATGTATGGCACCTTCATAATGTTTGCAGGTATAAGAGGATGGCTCATTTTCATTGTTTGCTGAGTCCCATGTTGCTGTGTGATCATTGAACAGACCACTAGACTATCtattttaggagataaaaaattatttttaatcattattttaaataatgatatattttaataatattttaaataatatttttattttttataattaattttttcacattatttttaatgggaGAAATCTATCCATGATGAGTCTATGCAGAAGAAAGCATACCACAAGATACAGAGTAGCAAAGCAGTCAGAAAAACTGGTGTACAGCTACAGTTAGACTTACAATGAACACTGGGGACACAGTGAAAATGTAGTGAAACAGCATAATATCATTGCTCAGGTAAATTTTATCCTGAATGTATGCAATGAGAAATGAAGGTACCTCATATCCCTGGTACACATCATGACTTGATCTCTTTTGTGATGTAAGATCcgaaaaataatacaaaagcTACACACCCCTTCATACAGTAGCTTATTTTCAATTTGGAAATGCCACACTTCTTACCAGGCTTCAGGTTTCATGAGATATGAAAAAAGAATTGAATTTGTTAGCTAACGTGTCTCCAGCATGTCAAGGTGATGATGTCATGTACCTAAGTGAATAttcaaattttattctttcaggCTCCAGCCAGAGGGCAGCAGTGCACTGTGCAGTGTTCCTCTGGGATCTTAAGCTGTCACACCGTGCTGAAAAACACTCATTAAAATACACTCatgtgttttatatatatacttaaaatatttttttaaaaggcagtgtGGCAGCTAAAAGCTAATGCATATCTTTTTCATTGGTTTAGCTAAGCTGTTGTATTTGCATGGCCTTTTCAGTAAAGGACCATACAtccaaaatactgttttcattCTTGATAACAGCATTTAAATCTTAGTCTAGTAAAAGGCTTATATCTATATTCATGTGTGTATGCTATCTTTAGTTGTATCATCTTTAATAACATTGCAACAAAAGTACAGATCATTTAATGGCAGTATTCCACTTCTGTAATTTAATATAGGCCATTAGTGgaatttatttcatgtttccATCTTACTTAAATACTTTGAGAGGTCTGCTTGCTTATAGGGACTTCCATTTTACATATAGTGTTGTGGCATTTTTTCCAATCTGCTGGAAGAAAATCATAAATGCATAGTGAATTAATACACCCTAGATATACCTATTCCAATCACCTTTCTATTTCTGAGCAAAGACATAAATTTACCCAGAATCTGAATTATTGAAATTTAGATACACATTCTAGATACCTTTCAGCATGTGCGATAGCCATTTTTTCAGTGATTCTGACAACATGTATCTATATGGCTTTGCTCTGCAAGTCTGCTACCACAACTGACATTTTTCAATATTGAATTTCTTCACAAAGTTGCAGTATTTAAGTCTTAGCAATCCTTTCCCTCCAACACTTCCTTTATAACACCTTCATGATTTTTTGGTTTAGTGTGTTTAGTTCCTTTTAACTAAAGAGCACAATTATGTTCAAGATTCTTCAAATGCTCGAAATAAAATTGATCCCGCAAGGTTGTTGCAGAGCATTAATTTAGCTGCTCTGAAACTCTGCTGTTTTAACACATTTGAATAGACCGTCTGTGGAAAACACACCAATGCATTCCCAGGGTATGGCAGTAAAGGAAGTAAAGAGGAGAGGAACTATTTGCAAGCAACTCCACTAAACGTGTGTAAGTCTTGAGCAACAGGAGAAAGATGTGAAGAGGACTGAGCAGATGAGAGTGCTTTGTGAAAGCTCTAATTCATcacctcagaaaaaaagacCATCTCCTGGATGAAGAATGACTGGTTGAAGATGAGAAATCACTTGGATGAGTTTGCAAATacagagcaattttttttattgaaggTATACAATAACAATTGTTCAATTTAATCTGTAATTTCAGAGTgctttttgatttctttgctgACACTAAGCTCTCATCATAACAACATCCACAAATAGTGCCTTCTACCATCTCACACTGACTATGATGTTCCATCCTGGTAATGTTATGTCATTggttttttgctctttttgttgtttcattttgggTTTCTTGTTTTGCTGTCACCATTTACAGAATTGCAGCTAATACTGACACTGTTTTGTGCCTCTTCCATACAGAGTCCATATGGACTTTC
This window harbors:
- the LGSN gene encoding lengsin isoform X1, with the translated sequence MLIIMKSNPHAMSVQAVPAILPLLPILLDLRFHSPILANTSESDNDEVDGNNICGFRKKKGIKGPTKYVPPLENEKMELSHTSKIPDPCPPKGTTGCSELPSEQSLQNPTTLPAVQKDRGGHYNSNSGSDGKEDRCGETQEKHENVDTGKRILGKMHEETDTAAQMKLPTSVQPVSGAEKGGCTEGVQREKDSEQAGGKPEEWGGMEEKVVKFHVTKMGSLGSATSMPGSRTGESFKAAPGISKRSLQELKNLLSEGHLPSHGPNFCGKAGSTFAQKNLKPQEKAADKQGWPFETFSPHFGEEKQKYLSFHKEGMGQQSKTVLVLSSAGSDQHQPVGSDVDHLILGLPAAPTPAESTAPEVQFDSSTGPDAFNRDPDVNGLGNPTLLYLFSHIEFIKQQMARDSVQFVRFESIDLHGVSRSKNVPSRFFQEKAIHGIAMPRSYLELTLNPKDSELDYINATNFNCDIILNPDLSTFQILPWTEQTARVICDSFTVLGTPLMTSPRHIAKKQLSQLQDNGFSLHSAFTYEFCIYGITEVVNSKTISFPAATILNNHDQTFIQELIEGMYYAGANIESFSSSSGPGQMEITFHPAFGLDAADSAFTFRTGLKEVAKKYNYVASFFSESGFYNSGALSHSLWDLNGQKNLFSAGYGVEELSELGKNWLSGLLAHTAAISCLMAPTTSCRKCYSKYSKESKETVNAKWAYNDNSCAFNVKCHGGKGTYIENKLSSAAANPYLVLAATIAAGLDGVKRGLRYDDMLEEENHTGDLKHSSIPLKLEDALVALEKDSCIKEALGETFIRYFVAMKHYELETEELDSERNKCLGYFI
- the LGSN gene encoding lengsin isoform X2 — its product is MNKKDLNQQILSSGNPEIGEIADYSFMEKNTSESDNDEVDGNNICGFRKKKGIKGPTKYVPPLENEKMELSHTSKIPDPCPPKGTTGCSELPSEQSLQNPTTLPAVQKDRGGHYNSNSGSDGKEDRCGETQEKHENVDTGKRILGKMHEETDTAAQMKLPTSVQPVSGAEKGGCTEGVQREKDSEQAGGKPEEWGGMEEKVVKFHVTKMGSLGSATSMPGSRTGESFKAAPGISKRSLQELKNLLSEGHLPSHGPNFCGKAGSTFAQKNLKPQEKAADKQGWPFETFSPHFGEEKQKYLSFHKEGMGQQSKTVLVLSSAGSDQHQPVGSDVDHLILGLPAAPTPAESTAPEVQFDSSTGPDAFNRDPDVNGLGNPTLLYLFSHIEFIKQQMARDSVQFVRFESIDLHGVSRSKNVPSRFFQEKAIHGIAMPRSYLELTLNPKDSELDYINATNFNCDIILNPDLSTFQILPWTEQTARVICDSFTVLGTPLMTSPRHIAKKQLSQLQDNGFSLHSAFTYEFCIYGITEVVNSKTISFPAATILNNHDQTFIQELIEGMYYAGANIESFSSSSGPGQMEITFHPAFGLDAADSAFTFRTGLKEVAKKYNYVASFFSESGFYNSGALSHSLWDLNGQKNLFSAGYGVEELSELGKNWLSGLLAHTAAISCLMAPTTSCRKCYSKYSKESKETVNAKWAYNDNSCAFNVKCHGGKGTYIENKLSSAAANPYLVLAATIAAGLDGVKRGLRYDDMLEEENHTGDLKHSSIPLKLEDALVALEKDSCIKEALGETFIRYFVAMKHYELETEELDSERNKCLGYFI